One genomic segment of Amycolatopsis sp. WQ 127309 includes these proteins:
- a CDS encoding carbohydrate ABC transporter permease, which produces MVMGTVTTGRKLRWGLVDILVLVFALVPVLWVVSLSFKTKDTLTDGYFIPQSWTWQNYADIFQTSEFLLALVNSIGIAIISTVIAVVLGTMAAYAIARLEFPGKQLLVGLSLLIAMFPQVSLVTPLFNIERNLALFDTWPGLILPYITFALPLSIYTLSAFFREIPWELEKAAKMDGATPAQAFRKVIAPLAAPGVFTTAILVFIFCWNDFLFAISLTSTTASRTVPAALSFFTGSSQFEDPTGQVSAAAVVITIPIIVFVLFFQRRIVAGLTSGAVKG; this is translated from the coding sequence TCGACATCCTCGTGCTGGTGTTCGCGCTGGTGCCGGTGCTCTGGGTGGTCTCGCTCTCGTTCAAGACCAAGGACACGCTGACCGACGGGTACTTCATCCCGCAGTCGTGGACCTGGCAGAACTACGCGGACATCTTCCAGACGTCGGAGTTCCTGCTGGCACTGGTCAACTCGATCGGCATCGCGATCATCTCCACGGTGATCGCCGTGGTGCTGGGCACGATGGCCGCCTACGCCATCGCCCGGCTGGAGTTCCCCGGCAAGCAGCTGCTGGTCGGGCTCTCCCTGCTGATCGCGATGTTCCCGCAGGTGTCGCTGGTGACGCCGCTGTTCAACATCGAGCGGAACCTGGCGCTGTTCGACACGTGGCCGGGGCTGATCCTGCCCTACATCACGTTCGCGCTGCCGCTGTCGATCTACACGCTGTCGGCGTTCTTCCGGGAAATCCCGTGGGAGCTGGAAAAGGCGGCGAAGATGGACGGCGCGACGCCGGCCCAGGCGTTCCGGAAGGTGATCGCGCCGCTGGCCGCGCCGGGTGTGTTCACCACCGCGATCCTGGTGTTCATCTTCTGCTGGAACGACTTCCTGTTCGCCATCTCGCTGACGTCGACGACGGCGTCGCGCACGGTGCCGGCGGCGCTGTCGTTCTTCACCGGGTCCTCGCAGTTCGAGGACCCGACCGGGCAGGTGAGCGCGGCCGCGGTCGTGATCACCATCCCGATCATTGTGTTCGTGTTGTTCTTCCAGCGTCGCATCGTGGCGGGGCTGACCTCCGGTGCGGTGAAGGGGTAG